In the genome of Microbacterium endophyticum, one region contains:
- a CDS encoding aldehyde dehydrogenase family protein — MVYVNHPTMVKADIPFGGVKHSGYGHELTNLGIQEFINKKVIDVVDINAAF; from the coding sequence ATGGTCTATGTCAATCACCCCACCATGGTGAAGGCGGATATTCCCTTCGGAGGCGTAAAGCACTCGGGGTACGGTCACGAGCTCACGAACCTCGGCATCCAAGAGTTCATCAACAAGAAGGTCATCGATGTCGTAGATATCAACGCCGCCTTCTGA
- a CDS encoding SDR family NAD(P)-dependent oxidoreductase yields the protein MKKTIIITGASDGIGAAAARQLSEAGHTVAVVGRSAEKTRRVAESINADYFLADFTNLRQVRELAEALSSRYAEIDVLANNAGGIMGDRELTVDGFEKTFQVNHLAPFLLTQLLMERLTESKASVINTSSVANSLFGRIDLDNLNGERSYSATRAYGAAKLENVLFTKELHRRYESQGISTVAFHPGNIASNFTSEANSLIKLVYRWPLRNILLTSPETGGKVLSWFVEGTPGTTWISGEYYDKISHAAPNKQAGDAELAESLWNRSAEYVTTK from the coding sequence ATGAAGAAAACGATCATCATCACGGGCGCATCAGATGGGATCGGCGCGGCGGCCGCTCGACAGCTCAGCGAGGCAGGCCATACCGTCGCTGTAGTCGGCCGCTCAGCGGAGAAGACACGTCGCGTCGCTGAAAGCATCAACGCCGACTACTTTCTTGCCGACTTCACCAACCTTCGCCAAGTGCGAGAACTCGCCGAAGCGCTCTCCAGCCGATATGCGGAGATCGACGTGCTCGCGAACAACGCTGGCGGCATTATGGGCGACCGTGAACTCACCGTCGACGGCTTCGAGAAGACGTTTCAGGTCAACCATCTTGCGCCGTTTTTACTCACTCAGCTTTTGATGGAGCGACTCACCGAGTCGAAGGCATCCGTCATCAATACGTCGAGCGTCGCGAACTCACTTTTCGGGCGGATAGACCTCGACAACTTGAACGGCGAACGCTCGTACAGTGCGACCCGAGCGTACGGCGCGGCAAAACTTGAGAACGTGCTGTTCACGAAAGAGTTGCACCGCAGATACGAAAGCCAGGGAATTTCGACGGTTGCATTCCACCCGGGGAATATCGCCTCCAACTTCACGAGCGAGGCGAACTCGCTCATCAAACTCGTGTACCGGTGGCCGCTTCGCAACATTTTGCTGACGAGCCCGGAGACCGGCGGCAAAGTACTGTCGTGGTTCGTCGAGGGCACACCCGGAACGACCTGGATTTCGGGTGAGTATTACGACAAGATCTCGCACGCGGCCCCCAATAAGCAGGCTGGGGACGCCGAATTAGCCGAGAGTCTGTGGAATCGCAGTGCAGAATACGTGACCACAAAGTAG
- a CDS encoding aldehyde dehydrogenase family protein has translation MAYQTINPYTNELVADFPDASKPEVDAAITAAHEAFLSWRTTPFSTRTAVLAKAAELLRAEKRRYAELLTLEMGKVIGEAEAEVELSADILQYYADRGQTLLETEKVPVALASEGEVEIVSEPLGVLLSVEPWNFPYYQVVRVAAPQLLAGNTLLLKHASNVPQAAAVFDDPFARAGLLSGAFMNLYLPHDLTEHVISDPRVRGVALTGGEQAGVLIAGHAAKAGKKSTRD, from the coding sequence ATGGCTTACCAAACGATCAATCCATATACGAACGAACTCGTCGCAGATTTTCCGGATGCGTCGAAGCCCGAAGTGGATGCGGCGATCACCGCAGCCCACGAAGCGTTTCTCTCCTGGCGCACGACGCCGTTCTCGACACGCACCGCCGTACTCGCGAAAGCGGCCGAGCTACTACGTGCAGAAAAGCGCCGTTACGCCGAGCTGTTGACCCTCGAAATGGGAAAGGTGATCGGTGAAGCCGAAGCAGAAGTGGAGCTGTCGGCCGACATCCTCCAGTACTACGCCGATCGCGGTCAGACGCTACTCGAAACCGAAAAGGTGCCGGTGGCGCTGGCCTCCGAGGGTGAAGTCGAGATCGTCAGCGAACCGCTCGGGGTGCTCCTCTCGGTGGAACCGTGGAACTTTCCTTACTATCAGGTGGTACGCGTAGCCGCCCCGCAACTCCTGGCCGGAAACACACTCCTGCTGAAGCACGCGAGCAACGTCCCGCAGGCGGCGGCTGTCTTCGACGACCCGTTTGCTCGCGCTGGGCTTTTGTCCGGAGCTTTCATGAATCTCTATCTGCCCCACGATCTAACAGAACACGTCATCAGCGATCCGCGTGTGCGTGGTGTGGCGCTGACGGGCGGCGAGCAGGCCGGAGTACTGATTGCGGGCCACGCCGCGAAGGCAGGCAAGAAGAGCACGCGAGATTGA
- a CDS encoding SDR family NAD(P)-dependent oxidoreductase: MDITDQVAVVTGGASGLGLATTLRLLTLGARVVIVDLPSSEGAEVARAHPNRAHFAAADVRDAADVTSALDVADALGDLRVLVNCAGVAPAAKVVDTRGPHPLDDFQRAIDINLVGTFNVIRLAAERMQRLNTDADGERGVIVNTASVAAFDGQIGQAAYSASKSAIVGMTLPIARELAASQIRVVTIAPGIFDTPLLASLPEAARSSLALQVPHPQRLGAPSEFALMVTQIIENPMLNGETIRLDGGIRMAPR; this comes from the coding sequence GTGGATATCACGGATCAAGTCGCCGTCGTCACAGGTGGGGCATCAGGCCTCGGACTTGCAACGACGCTACGGCTGCTCACACTCGGTGCGCGCGTCGTCATCGTCGATCTGCCCTCCTCAGAAGGCGCAGAAGTTGCCCGTGCTCATCCCAACCGGGCCCACTTCGCAGCCGCCGACGTCCGCGATGCCGCAGACGTCACATCAGCCCTCGATGTAGCGGATGCGCTCGGCGATCTGCGGGTACTCGTCAACTGTGCAGGAGTAGCCCCCGCGGCAAAAGTCGTCGATACACGAGGTCCTCATCCGCTCGATGACTTCCAGCGCGCGATCGACATCAATCTCGTTGGCACCTTCAATGTCATCCGTCTCGCTGCGGAACGGATGCAGCGGCTCAATACCGACGCGGACGGCGAACGGGGCGTGATCGTCAATACCGCGTCGGTTGCGGCGTTCGACGGACAAATCGGACAGGCTGCCTATTCAGCCTCGAAATCCGCGATCGTCGGAATGACGCTACCGATTGCGCGCGAGCTGGCAGCATCACAAATTCGCGTTGTCACTATTGCCCCCGGCATTTTTGACACTCCGCTTCTCGCGAGCCTCCCAGAAGCTGCACGGAGCTCTCTTGCACTCCAAGTTCCACACCCACAGCGCCTCGGCGCTCCGAGCGAGTTTGCTCTCATGGTGACGCAGATTATTGAAAACCCCATGCTCAATGGCGAGACGATCCGCCTCGATGGTGGCATTCGAATGGCGCCACGATAG
- a CDS encoding 2,3-butanediol dehydrogenase, translating to MKAARYYDRGDIRIENIDAPTVEPGTVGIDVAFCGICGTDLHEYLDGPIFVPPAGHPHPISGESAPVTLGHEMSGVVYEVGEGITDIAVGDHVVVEPYIIGDDVDSSENNNAYHLSPDMNFIGLAGRGGGLAEKIAVKRRWVHVIGNKIPLDEAALIEPLSVGYHAYKRSDGKAGDFALITGAGPIGLLTAAVLQAQGITVAISEPSELRRQKALETGVATHVFDPRESDVVAQVNGLTDGRGADIAFECTSVQPALDTLFAAVKPTGVIVVVSIWGHPGQLDMQQLVLKEIDLRGTIGYVNSHPAAIALVQEGKVNLKPFITAKIGLDDLIDKGFDTLINRNETAVKILVDPRV from the coding sequence ATGAAGGCAGCACGCTATTACGACCGTGGCGACATTCGTATCGAGAATATTGATGCGCCCACCGTGGAGCCCGGCACCGTCGGTATCGATGTCGCGTTCTGCGGCATTTGTGGAACCGACCTGCACGAGTATCTTGACGGTCCGATCTTCGTGCCACCGGCGGGGCATCCCCATCCCATCTCTGGTGAGTCAGCTCCGGTCACGCTCGGACATGAGATGTCCGGTGTTGTCTACGAAGTTGGTGAAGGCATCACAGACATAGCGGTCGGGGACCATGTCGTAGTCGAGCCTTACATTATCGGCGACGACGTCGACTCGAGCGAAAACAATAACGCCTATCATCTGTCTCCGGATATGAACTTCATCGGTCTCGCGGGTCGCGGTGGGGGACTGGCCGAGAAGATCGCGGTCAAGCGTCGCTGGGTGCACGTCATCGGTAACAAGATCCCGCTCGATGAAGCAGCACTCATCGAACCGTTGTCGGTCGGATATCACGCCTACAAACGCTCCGACGGAAAAGCTGGTGACTTCGCGCTGATCACGGGTGCCGGGCCGATCGGACTCCTGACAGCGGCTGTGCTTCAAGCGCAGGGAATCACCGTCGCGATCTCTGAGCCGAGCGAGCTTCGTAGGCAGAAGGCACTCGAGACCGGGGTCGCGACCCACGTCTTCGACCCTCGGGAATCCGACGTCGTCGCACAGGTCAACGGCCTGACAGATGGACGCGGCGCCGACATTGCCTTTGAATGCACATCCGTGCAGCCCGCTCTCGATACCCTTTTCGCCGCTGTCAAGCCAACCGGAGTCATCGTTGTGGTGTCGATCTGGGGGCACCCCGGTCAGCTCGATATGCAGCAGCTAGTGCTTAAAGAGATTGATTTGCGCGGCACGATCGGTTACGTGAATTCGCACCCGGCAGCGATCGCTCTTGTGCAAGAGGGCAAGGTGAATCTCAAGCCGTTCATCACCGCAAAAATCGGTCTTGACGATCTGATCGATAAGGGCTTTGACACTCTCATCAACCGCAACGAAACTGCCGTCAAGATCCTCGTCGACCCTCGGGTGTAA
- a CDS encoding sensor histidine kinase, producing the protein MAKWKAGELDPGFPHPHPPAWAGDLIAAVIIVSTVFIPFPEVYFRPSNPLAVIVVVAPAFFLPLRRRWPVSVLALVVVCYGVAALTGTLSPGTVLAAAIAMFGVATHATRRTTFVVAGLTVLAIVFLSLLAAISSVTDPRIIQFAIFVAFAAAAGDAGRSRREYIIAITERAERAEQTRDAEASRRVAEERLKIARDLHDAVAHQISVISLNAGVASSALETRPEKAKAALGTIRSASRTVLGEIGNLLEVLRAEDSEGVTAPQLGLAHLDDLVAQFAADGLDVKVRLEGDPGEVTGAVDLVAYRVIHEGLTNAHKHGAEHRAHVLIEVREDQVLIVVTNPVLPPADSQQGRGVTSAGGGHGLLGIRERVSAVRGAVEAGPMPGGFRIAATLPLAKENV; encoded by the coding sequence ATGGCCAAGTGGAAAGCGGGGGAGCTCGATCCGGGTTTCCCGCATCCTCACCCACCCGCGTGGGCCGGCGATCTCATCGCCGCCGTCATCATCGTCTCCACCGTGTTTATTCCATTCCCCGAAGTGTACTTTCGACCAAGCAACCCCCTTGCCGTCATCGTTGTCGTCGCACCAGCGTTCTTTCTCCCGCTGCGAAGACGCTGGCCGGTCTCCGTACTCGCCCTCGTCGTCGTGTGCTACGGCGTTGCTGCGTTGACCGGCACGCTTTCGCCGGGAACTGTCCTTGCCGCTGCGATCGCGATGTTCGGCGTCGCCACCCACGCCACGCGAAGGACGACGTTTGTTGTTGCTGGATTAACTGTGCTGGCGATCGTCTTTCTGAGCCTTCTCGCGGCCATCAGCTCGGTAACCGATCCACGAATCATTCAGTTCGCGATTTTCGTTGCATTTGCCGCAGCAGCGGGCGACGCAGGCCGCTCTCGGCGGGAGTACATCATCGCGATCACCGAACGTGCGGAGCGTGCAGAACAGACAAGAGATGCCGAGGCATCGCGCCGAGTTGCGGAGGAGCGTCTGAAAATCGCCCGCGATCTGCACGATGCCGTCGCGCATCAGATTTCCGTCATCAGCCTGAACGCAGGCGTTGCGTCGTCGGCACTCGAAACGCGGCCAGAAAAGGCCAAAGCGGCGTTGGGGACGATCCGAAGCGCTTCGCGAACGGTGCTGGGCGAGATCGGGAATCTTCTCGAGGTTTTACGAGCCGAGGACTCAGAAGGCGTCACCGCGCCGCAGCTCGGTCTCGCACATCTCGACGACCTCGTCGCCCAATTCGCCGCCGACGGTCTCGATGTCAAAGTTCGCCTCGAAGGCGATCCGGGCGAAGTGACGGGGGCTGTGGACCTCGTTGCCTACCGCGTGATCCATGAAGGTCTCACCAACGCTCATAAACATGGTGCTGAGCATCGCGCGCATGTACTCATCGAGGTTCGCGAAGATCAGGTTTTGATCGTCGTCACCAATCCGGTACTCCCACCGGCTGATTCACAGCAGGGCCGTGGCGTGACGAGTGCAGGCGGTGGCCATGGGCTCCTCGGCATCCGTGAGCGGGTGTCGGCCGTGCGGGGTGCCGTTGAAGCCGGTCCGATGCCCGGAGGCTTCCGTATCGCCGCCACACTGCCTCTCGCGAAGGAGAACGTCTAA
- a CDS encoding ABC transporter permease: protein MKTLDLIGTAVSNTFRSKTRTILTILAIFVGAFTLTLTNGLGTGINAYIDDTVSGVGASDVMTVTKNSDTDTSIGAADSGPTEYDPDAISSSGSGVPGATVVALTPDDLDTLSQIDGVEDVQATKSISADYIEGSDGTKYVVSVGELVAGQTVTLLAGTEADDASDELQVVIPTSYVDALGFDDDADAVGQTVSIGITDATRTQHVIEATVSGVAEENIASPIGASIVPNDALTQELFDTENIGVPADQTERYAQASVTFSADATDEQISDLKASLTDAGYTGTTVADQLGTIKTVIDGIVLVLNAFAVIALLAASFGIVNTLLMSVQERTREIGLMKAMGMGSGKVFGLFSLEAAFIGFLGSAIGAGIAIVAGTGISAALSTSLLADLPGLTLIAFNPVSIATIILVVMLIAFLAGTLPAARAAKADPVESLRYE, encoded by the coding sequence ATGAAAACGCTCGACTTGATCGGGACCGCTGTCTCGAACACATTCCGCTCCAAGACACGCACCATTTTGACGATCCTCGCGATTTTCGTCGGCGCGTTCACTCTTACGCTCACCAACGGCCTCGGCACGGGGATCAACGCCTATATCGATGACACCGTCTCCGGCGTCGGTGCCTCTGATGTGATGACCGTTACGAAAAACAGCGATACCGATACCAGCATCGGCGCGGCCGATTCCGGCCCAACCGAGTATGACCCCGATGCCATCTCTTCATCGGGATCCGGGGTCCCGGGCGCAACTGTGGTGGCGCTCACCCCCGACGACCTCGACACACTTTCGCAAATAGATGGAGTCGAGGATGTCCAGGCGACGAAGTCGATCTCCGCTGATTACATCGAAGGATCCGACGGCACCAAATATGTCGTCAGCGTCGGAGAACTCGTCGCAGGCCAAACCGTCACGCTTCTCGCCGGGACCGAAGCCGACGACGCGAGCGACGAACTGCAGGTGGTCATTCCGACGTCCTACGTGGACGCGCTCGGATTCGACGATGACGCCGACGCGGTCGGCCAGACAGTATCGATCGGCATCACCGATGCCACCCGCACTCAGCACGTCATCGAAGCGACCGTCTCGGGCGTTGCTGAAGAAAACATCGCGTCGCCGATCGGGGCCTCGATCGTCCCGAACGATGCGTTGACACAAGAGTTATTCGATACTGAGAACATCGGGGTGCCCGCCGATCAAACGGAGCGCTACGCGCAAGCGAGCGTCACATTCAGCGCGGATGCCACTGATGAGCAAATCAGCGATCTGAAAGCATCCTTGACAGACGCTGGCTATACCGGCACGACGGTTGCCGACCAGCTCGGAACGATCAAGACCGTAATCGATGGCATCGTGCTGGTACTCAATGCCTTCGCTGTCATCGCTTTGCTTGCGGCTAGCTTCGGCATTGTCAACACTCTGCTGATGTCGGTTCAGGAGCGAACCCGTGAAATCGGCCTCATGAAAGCGATGGGAATGGGTAGCGGCAAGGTCTTCGGACTCTTCAGCTTGGAAGCTGCTTTTATCGGGTTCTTGGGGAGCGCAATCGGTGCCGGCATCGCGATCGTCGCCGGAACCGGGATAAGCGCGGCGCTCTCGACCTCGCTTCTGGCCGATCTGCCGGGCCTCACACTCATCGCGTTCAACCCGGTATCGATCGCAACCATCATCCTCGTTGTCATGCTGATTGCGTTCCTCGCCGGGACCCTCCCCGCCGCCCGCGCGGCGAAGGCCGATCCGGTGGAGTCACTGCGATACGAGTGA
- a CDS encoding MDR family MFS transporter, giving the protein MTSLTSGSDQQSAGSGTGGSVNKRRIGTMFAGLLVAMFLASLDQTIFSTALPTIVGELNGVDHMLWVTTAYLVAATIMMPIYGKMGDLLGRKNIFIAALTLFLVGSVVGGLAQDMTWLIIGRAIQGLGGGGLMILSQAIIADVVPVRERSKYMGVMGAVFGLSSIAGPLLGGWFTESIGWRWAFWINIPLALLAIVFAVVFLKLPRHKVAVKLDVWGILTMAVAVTSIILVTSWGGTQYEWNSPQILALIALAVVSAAAFVLAEHKAAEPIIPLKIFRSRNFVLATAAGLVIGVAMFGALSYLPTYLQMVTGVNATVSGFMLIPMIVGLIVSVTGTGQIASRTGRYKWMPLASMAVIGTALSLMSTLTIDTPIPQLLAYLFVFGLGIGLGMQILILIVQNSFPNRDVGTATASNNFFREIGASVGGAVVGALFSSRLSTLITDRMSAAGDGTAIDTNSLTPAAVNAMPEAVRDIIVSAYNDALTPVFLMLVPMVVIGFVILLFVKEVPLRATLDEVPKS; this is encoded by the coding sequence ATGACTTCTCTCACTTCTGGTTCGGATCAACAGTCCGCGGGCAGTGGTACCGGCGGTTCGGTGAATAAACGCCGAATTGGCACGATGTTCGCGGGGCTCCTCGTCGCGATGTTCCTGGCATCACTCGACCAAACGATCTTCTCTACAGCGCTTCCCACCATTGTCGGAGAACTCAATGGTGTAGATCACATGCTATGGGTCACGACGGCTTACCTCGTCGCGGCGACGATAATGATGCCGATCTACGGAAAGATGGGCGACCTCTTAGGCCGCAAAAATATCTTCATCGCCGCTCTCACGCTTTTCCTGGTGGGGTCTGTCGTCGGTGGACTCGCTCAAGACATGACGTGGCTCATTATTGGGCGCGCAATCCAGGGGCTCGGTGGCGGTGGCCTCATGATCCTCTCGCAGGCGATCATCGCTGATGTCGTACCGGTGCGGGAGCGGTCGAAATATATGGGAGTCATGGGAGCAGTTTTCGGTCTGTCCAGCATCGCCGGTCCGCTCTTAGGCGGCTGGTTCACGGAAAGCATCGGTTGGCGCTGGGCGTTCTGGATCAACATTCCGCTTGCGCTTCTTGCAATCGTTTTTGCGGTTGTCTTCCTCAAGCTGCCGCGCCACAAGGTCGCTGTGAAGCTCGACGTCTGGGGAATTTTGACGATGGCTGTGGCCGTGACGTCGATCATCCTGGTCACGTCGTGGGGCGGCACGCAGTACGAGTGGAATTCACCGCAGATTCTCGCGTTGATCGCTCTCGCCGTCGTATCCGCCGCCGCCTTCGTGCTTGCGGAGCACAAAGCAGCCGAGCCGATCATTCCGCTCAAAATCTTCCGTAGCCGAAATTTCGTGCTCGCAACCGCGGCCGGTCTCGTGATCGGTGTGGCGATGTTCGGCGCGCTGTCCTACCTGCCGACATATCTTCAGATGGTCACGGGAGTGAACGCGACTGTGTCTGGCTTCATGCTGATCCCCATGATCGTCGGACTCATCGTGAGTGTTACCGGAACGGGCCAGATCGCGTCGCGCACAGGGCGCTACAAGTGGATGCCGCTTGCCAGCATGGCGGTCATTGGCACTGCGCTGTCGCTCATGTCGACGCTCACCATTGACACCCCGATCCCGCAGCTGCTCGCATACCTGTTCGTGTTCGGACTCGGGATCGGGCTGGGGATGCAGATCCTCATCCTCATCGTGCAGAACTCATTCCCCAACCGCGATGTGGGCACAGCGACGGCATCGAACAACTTCTTCCGAGAAATCGGTGCCTCCGTGGGTGGTGCCGTTGTGGGTGCGCTGTTCAGTAGCCGGCTGTCGACGCTGATCACCGATCGGATGTCAGCGGCCGGTGACGGCACCGCGATTGATACGAACTCACTTACTCCCGCGGCGGTGAACGCTATGCCGGAAGCGGTGCGGGACATCATCGTGAGCGCTTACAACGACGCGCTCACACCGGTCTTCCTCATGCTCGTGCCGATGGTGGTCATCGGATTCGTCATCCTGTTGTTCGTGAAAGAAGTCCCGCTGCGAGCAACGCTCGACGAAGTCCCGAAATCGTAA
- a CDS encoding thiolase family protein produces the protein MIEAVIIDVVRTASGRGKPGGALSEEHPVDLLASVLNSLITRNGLDPALVDDVIGGCVNQASEQSTNITRAAVLAAGFPEHVPATTIDRQCGSSQQAATFAAQAIVAGFQDVVIACGVESMSRVPMGTPSLGRDIQGEKLRVRYPDGLVNQGVAAELIAARWGLSRAELDEYSVRSHERASEAAAEHGFDNEIVPLRLRSSSGGTILHSRDETVRPATTVESLGELPASFADTSVGARFPEIGWKITAGNSSPLTDGASAALIMSRERATQLGLRPRARFVSFAVVGDDPILMLTGPIPATQKVLDRARLSADDIDIFEVNEAFAPVPLAWANEIGVLDTKLNPRGGAIALGHALGSSGTRLLATLVNGLEATGGRYGLQTMCEGGGMANATIIERL, from the coding sequence ATGATCGAAGCCGTCATCATCGATGTCGTGAGGACGGCATCCGGACGGGGAAAGCCCGGAGGGGCCCTCTCAGAAGAGCACCCGGTCGACCTCCTCGCGAGCGTCCTCAATTCTCTCATTACGCGGAACGGCCTTGACCCGGCTCTCGTCGACGATGTCATCGGCGGTTGCGTCAACCAAGCGTCGGAACAATCAACGAACATCACCCGCGCAGCTGTGCTCGCCGCGGGGTTTCCGGAACACGTTCCCGCGACGACAATCGACCGTCAGTGCGGATCAAGTCAGCAAGCTGCGACTTTTGCAGCGCAGGCCATCGTGGCGGGCTTTCAAGACGTCGTGATCGCCTGCGGAGTGGAATCGATGAGTCGTGTCCCGATGGGAACTCCTTCGCTCGGCCGTGATATTCAAGGCGAAAAGCTGCGCGTGAGGTACCCGGATGGTCTCGTCAATCAAGGGGTAGCCGCTGAGCTGATCGCGGCTCGTTGGGGCTTAAGCCGCGCCGAGCTCGACGAGTACTCAGTGCGATCGCACGAGCGCGCGTCGGAAGCAGCGGCGGAGCATGGCTTCGATAACGAAATCGTTCCGCTCCGGCTTCGCTCATCCTCAGGCGGCACGATTCTTCACTCACGCGATGAAACAGTGCGCCCGGCGACGACAGTGGAAAGCCTCGGCGAGCTACCGGCATCTTTTGCCGATACCTCGGTTGGTGCACGATTTCCAGAAATCGGGTGGAAGATCACCGCCGGCAATTCGTCGCCACTGACCGATGGGGCATCGGCCGCACTCATCATGTCGCGAGAACGTGCCACACAGCTCGGTCTGCGACCTCGAGCCCGATTCGTCTCGTTCGCTGTTGTCGGCGACGATCCCATCCTGATGCTGACGGGCCCCATCCCCGCTACTCAAAAGGTATTGGATCGTGCCCGCTTGTCGGCTGACGACATCGATATTTTCGAAGTGAATGAGGCGTTCGCACCGGTGCCGCTCGCGTGGGCGAATGAGATAGGCGTGCTCGATACAAAGCTCAATCCCCGCGGCGGCGCGATTGCTCTCGGGCACGCACTCGGTTCGTCGGGCACACGACTCTTGGCAACTCTCGTCAACGGACTCGAGGCGACCGGTGGCCGGTACGGCCTTCAAACGATGTGCGAGGGCGGCGGAATGGCCAACGCGACCATCATCGAACGACTCTAG
- a CDS encoding ABC transporter ATP-binding protein: MTPIISVRDVRRSYGRGQNRFEALKGVSFDIFEGESVAIVGKSGSGKSTLMHVLALLDAPTTGNVMLEGVDTRTLKGRRLNRTRNKTFGFVFQQFFLTANASVLENVVLPMKIAGIGRGERKRRGMAALEQLELADKAKNKAVNLSGGQKQRTVIARALVNNPRIIFADEPTGNLDTNTGAVVEDILFSLNRESGITLIVVTHDEDLAARCDRRIVIRDGLLLDETSVVAA; the protein is encoded by the coding sequence ATGACACCCATCATTTCGGTCCGGGATGTACGGCGATCGTACGGTCGCGGCCAAAACCGTTTCGAGGCGCTCAAGGGCGTAAGTTTCGACATCTTCGAAGGAGAGAGCGTTGCCATCGTCGGCAAGAGCGGCTCCGGTAAATCGACGCTCATGCATGTGCTCGCACTGCTCGACGCCCCCACGACGGGAAACGTGATGCTCGAAGGAGTCGATACCCGCACCCTGAAGGGACGCCGCTTGAACCGCACTCGCAACAAGACTTTCGGTTTCGTCTTTCAGCAATTCTTTCTCACGGCGAACGCATCGGTGCTGGAGAACGTTGTGCTGCCGATGAAGATTGCCGGCATCGGCAGAGGCGAGCGAAAAAGACGCGGAATGGCTGCGCTCGAGCAGTTGGAGCTTGCCGACAAAGCGAAGAACAAGGCGGTGAATCTCTCCGGCGGGCAAAAGCAGCGAACCGTGATCGCGCGGGCACTCGTCAACAACCCCCGTATCATCTTCGCTGACGAGCCGACGGGCAACCTTGATACGAACACCGGAGCTGTGGTCGAAGACATCCTTTTCTCCCTCAATCGGGAAAGTGGGATCACTCTCATCGTCGTAACACACGACGAAGACCTTGCCGCGCGCTGTGACCGAAGAATCGTCATCCGCGACGGTCTTCTGCTCGACGAAACATCGGTGGTGGCAGCATGA
- a CDS encoding response regulator transcription factor — protein MATVLIVDDQALIRQAVTDILTGEAGIEVVGEAANGRDAVALAAGLHPDVVVMDIRMPELDGIGATKAICSDPTLAHTRVLILTTFEEDEYLVNALRSGASGFIGKGAEPEDIVRAVRAIHEGESLLSPAATRSLITRYVLPVNPQDSAAAGTRTVPKEFEQLTEREREVLLLVARGRSNDEIAAEFFISPHTAKTHVNRIMTKLDAHDRAQLVILAYETGYLAPGES, from the coding sequence ATGGCAACCGTGCTTATCGTGGATGACCAGGCCTTGATTCGCCAGGCAGTTACCGACATCCTCACCGGCGAAGCAGGGATCGAGGTCGTTGGCGAGGCCGCGAACGGACGCGATGCGGTCGCGCTGGCTGCGGGGTTGCATCCGGACGTTGTGGTGATGGACATCCGGATGCCGGAACTCGACGGTATCGGCGCAACGAAGGCGATCTGCTCGGATCCAACGCTCGCTCACACGCGCGTACTGATCTTGACAACGTTTGAAGAAGACGAATATCTCGTGAATGCTCTGCGCTCTGGAGCGAGCGGATTCATCGGCAAGGGCGCTGAACCCGAAGATATCGTGCGCGCGGTTCGTGCAATTCATGAGGGGGAGTCGCTGCTCTCTCCTGCGGCGACACGAAGCCTCATCACACGGTACGTGCTTCCCGTGAATCCGCAGGATTCCGCGGCCGCCGGGACTCGCACCGTCCCGAAAGAGTTCGAGCAGCTCACCGAACGTGAGCGGGAGGTCCTGCTCCTGGTCGCACGCGGACGCTCAAATGATGAGATCGCTGCCGAGTTCTTCATATCTCCGCATACCGCGAAGACGCACGTCAACCGAATTATGACGAAGCTCGATGCGCACGACCGTGCTCAACTGGTGATCCTCGCCTACGAGACCGGATATCTCGCTCCCGGTGAGTCGTGA